TTTCACTAGGTAAAACCTTTATTATTTTCTATATTCGTAATTTCTTGTCTCCTACAGAAAAAGTACTTATGAATCAAAAACAGGAAGAAAGTGTTCAGCAGACAAGGGATTTAGTCATGCAGACATTGATCCCTGAAATTAAAGCCTATATAAAAATCGTTACCGGTATGGAAATCCGGGAATTCTACTATGACTGGGGGCTGCATAATAAATCAGCTATGTTCACTGGGATATGTAGTGATTTAACCAGTGTTGATGCACCTATTAAAGAAGAATTTACAGGTAAACCTGAACTGATTACAGAGATTATTAATTTAAGCTCCGAATCAGAAAAGAAGCCTGAAGAAATTTTTGCATGCCAATTGAATCACCGGTCGATTCTTGTTATTCGTAATGGAATATTGGTAAGAATTGAGAAGCAGTTAATCAGACAAGGAATGCGAGAACCGCTTAAGTTTGCCAAACGAACTCTCGAAAAAGGATTGCTTCATAACAATAACCATTTTGAGGGGATCTTGAATACCAAAGTCATCGATATTTTTGTCGATTGGGACTTTGATTTAGATAAAAGTGTGATTGTCTTCATTACTAACCCTACAAAATAATTAATAATGGATGAAAAAAAATCAGAGGCAAGGTGCACTCTGATTCATAGCAATACAATTTTATCTATTCATCAATATTTCCATGATTCTATTTTTATAAGAATCCATCTCAAACGGTGAATTATCAATTTTAAATTTTTTAATGGCTAATGCATTAAAAATCGAGGCCTCTAATTGTTTCCTTGCTTCTAGAACAGCAATGGTTCCTTCAATTCCTTGAGCACCATGGATTTTCCCGTAACCTTGGTTATTATAGTAATCCATAAATCCAGTAGACCACTCTTTTGTTCGATCTTGAACTGCCTTTTTAAAGGAATGGGACAAATCTTGCTGGTCTACATAGATTAGAACGGGGTTTAACGGCTCAATGATTTCAGCTAATTGCTTTACATAATTCATGACATCTTCCTTAGAGGCACCATATTTGATCATTCCGATGGTTACAGGATTTTGTATAAAGCAGCATTCAAATATATACGTTTGATTTCCTGTCGTCGCTTGTTCCACAAACCTTTTCCATTTATCCGTTATTAATTCAATGTTTTTTTCTAACGGCAGCTCATAGATATCATGACTCCAAATTTTATCCCAAAAGGAATTAGGAACCATTCTCTCAGCAAGGTCCTGTTTCAGCTTATATTGAGGCAATACAAATCCATCACAGCGTTCAATGGCATGTTTTACGAAAATAGTCTGCACTTCATTATACTGTTTCAAAAGTTGGGCAAATTCAGTTTTTGAGAAGTAACATCCTCCTTCATAATCCGCTGGGTGTTCAGCATTTCCCTCCAAAAACAAATTTGTATCAACATTCCATTCTTTTAATATATCGTTCGTGATGGTTGCCGTCGTAGTTTTCCCCGAACCAGGCAATCCCTCTACTAAAATTAATTTAGTGTTTATCATGTAAAATCTCCTCTGTTTTTTTACCCCGTCCCTACTGAAATCGCCAATATCCATTTAACATTTCAATAAAGATGTTTTGATTGGTTTCTGCTAAGTTTACTAGAAAAGGTGTTTCCCCTCTTTCATGTAAGACCTTTCCTGCTGGCCCATTACCAAGCGGTGTGCAGAATAATAGATTTGTGCCAGGCAATTCTAATTTTTGGCACCGTGCCTGTAAGATTTCATCCCTGAACTCTTCACTCGGGGATAGGTTAAATAACTTTCCCCATGTACTTATCGTTTCTTCTAAATTCCTTACGACAAACCCGACACTTTCAAATTTGGAATTTTCGCTAGCATGCCTTCCTAAGATTCCTTGTTCCTTAAACACGGCCATCCTTTCTTCATCACTTTTTTCCCATTGGATGAAAAAAGGAAGTGATAGCTCATTAGGTTGATCCTCGATGAAAAGAAGAGTCCACTTGATTACTTCCCCGCTTGCAGTAACACGTTGTCCTGGAATGGGACCATGTACGGTAAAACTCTCTTCTCTTAGCTTTATGGCTAATTCGTTTATCTGATCCGTTCGAATCGCTATTTTAGCAGGACCTTCTCGATTCTCTTTAAACAGCTGCTTAACAATTTGGGTAATTAATCGATTCTCTTCATGCTGTTCAGCAATCGATACCTGTTCAATCCCCAAAAATTCTATATAGCTGAAATCAAAATAACTGAGAGTATTGTAGGTTCCCCATGATTCATGACGGCCGCCTTGAATAACTTGGATTCCATTTTCTGAAAGAGGTTGTATTGCATTTTCAGGTTTATGTTTAAACCAAACTAAATGATCAAATGATAATTTCATATTGCTCCCCTTTCCAAATAAATGAAAAAATGGCTTGATATGGTTCCAAGCCATTTTTCTATGATGTTGTTCCTTACGTAGATTGTTCTGTTTTCTTACCAGATAAAAACCAGCCGCCTAATGCTATAAGAAGCATAACAGACCAAAAGATGGTATTCCAAATCGGTCCTTCTACAAAATCATGAGGAATAATGTGTAATGCCGGATGCGCAAGAGTGTGCATCAATAGCTTAACCCCGACCCAGCCAACAAGTAACATCGCTGCTGTTTCAAGGGTAGGGCGTTGTGTTAGGACTTTAACAAAGAATCCTGCAGCAAATCGAATTACGATTAATCCAGCGATTGCGCCGATTAATATAACAATAAATTGCGCGCCATCCATTCCACCGATTTGGCGCATTGGCGTACCTGGTAATGCGATAACAAGAGCGACTGCAGCTAAAATTGAATCTACAGCAAAGGCTATATCGGCTAATGCAATTTGAGCTACAGTAGCTCGGTAGCTTTTCCCTGCTTTCTCTTTACCGCCATGATCCTTTTTAAGCAAATGCTTTAATGCGATGAAAATCAAATACGCAGCACCAACCGCTTGAATCCACCAAACATGAAACAAAAACGAAATAATAAAGATGGCACCAATCCTAAAGACAAAGGCTAATAATAACCCAATATTAATCGCTTTTTTTTGCTGTTCCTCTGGCAAATGCTTCGCCATAATAGCTAATACCAAAGCATTATCTGCAGATAATAAGCCTTCTAACAAAATCAAAATAAGTAAAACCCATCCATACTCTAATAACAAAGAAAACTCCATTATATCCCCCTAAATAAGATTGCAACGTAATAATAGTATAAATTATGTTTACCCTGTATTAATACTATTTTGCACAATTTCATTGATAAAAATTTCCATTACAAAAAAAAAATTATATCGCACGTAAAATGGTAATTCTATTGGATAAGCGGGGGGGTTCTCTCGGATAAAGGAAATTACTCTCGGATAAGCAGGATTTACTCTCACATAAGGGAAAATACTCTCGAATAAGCGGATTTACTCTCACATAACCAAAATTACTCTCGGATAAGTGGATTTACTCTCACATAACGAAATTTACTCTCGGATAAGCGAAGTTACTCTCACATAACGAAAATAACTATCGGATATGCAGACTTTGCTCTCACCTTATATTTATGATGTTCATTCAGTTACAATAACTCCATCAATATTATTTCCTGAGATCTCATATTTGCTATTCTCTGGCACTTTTATTGACCTACTTGTTTCAATGGGATAATAAGTAACGGTATATTCTTCACCATTAACGATAGCCGTAATGTGCTTTTCTTCTTTTAGATATTCCATATATTCTTCCAAAGCGAAATTCTTTTCTTGGATGATCGCACTGTGTGGCAGTCCCACATAGCGGATATGCCATGGTTCATATTGAATTCCAGTAACCTGCGTTTTATCCTTTGGATAGCGTAAGATGAAACCATATTTCCATGCGTTTTGTTCAATCCACCTACCTTCAGGTGCCTCACTCATTTTCATTTTTGTCGAACCTACATCCAATGATAACCCTAAATTATGTTCACTATGTCCCGCAGGCAAAGCTAAGCTAGACCCCATTTGTTGATATAGTACATTCTGCTCATCAAAGTCCCTGAAACCACTATTAATAGAAAAATTATGAACCCCTTCTTCTCCCGCTGCCTTTATCATCTCTGAAAACTCATATGCAACTTCTTCTGATAAATAAATTTCACTTTCTAATAGCCCATATCCCTCTGTCAATTCCCTGCGTTCAATTAAATTTACGACATCTGATTTAATACTCTCTTCGTGAACAGGGTACTCATTGTTGACCAATAGTAAATTTCCTTGATAAACGAGTACCTCTCTTATCTCTACCAATTGAGTACTTTCATCTAATTTATGATCTGGCACAAAATGTTTAATCTCTACTTTATTATCTTCAAAAGCCTCTAATCTATTTACTACTGTAATTCCCATGCTGAATACAATTAACAATAAAAATCCCCACTTTTTCATTTTAAATATCCTCCTATTTCTATCTTGGTAATAGAATAGGAAAAACTATTTAAATAAAAAGTGGGGTAAAGTTTAAATTTTTCTTAAGTTTTTTCCTTTGATTGATCCATTGCGATGCTCACTTGTGGTAAACGAACTTCAAATACCGTACGAATTAAACTGCTTTCTACTGAAATGGTCCCATTATGCTGCTCGACAATATTCTTCACTATGAATAAGCCGAGACCTGTACTATCCTCTCGATGTGCCCGTGCTTTGTCACCGGTATAAAACATGTCAAAGATATGTGGAAGTTCACTTGGAGGAATGCTGTCTCCAAAATTTACAATCTGGACAACGACTTCCCCATCCTCGATAAAACCGTTAATATCGACATACTGACCATCAACTCCATACCGGTTTGCGTTAGTTAACAGGTTTTCAAACACACGTGCTAACAGTTCTCCATCACCTAAAATAGATAAAGCGGTAAGAATATTGATACGAGCAATCAAGTCATTTTTTTCAAAGACTGGAAACATTTCTTCCTTTAATTGATAAAGCAGGTCACTTAAATTAAGTTGCTGTTTTTGAATCTGTAGCATTCCGTAATTCATTCTAGTAATTTCAAATAGTTCATCAATCAATCGTTCTAATCGCTGAGATTTTGTAAAAGCAATGGATAAATAATGTTTAGCCTGATCCTTCGTCAAATTTTCATCTTTAAGAATTAAATCCAAATATCCAATAACTGAGGTAAGTGGTGTCCGTAAATCATGTGCCAAATTTACAACTAGCTGATCCTTACTGCTTTCCGAAAAATCTCCTCTTAGAACAGCTTCTTCTAATTTTTCACTTGCGAGGTTAATGTCATGGGCAATAGTGCTAAATTCATCATTTGATCTGATATGAACCCGCTGTCTAAAGTCTCCACGTGCGAGATTGTGAATTCCATTTGAAATCTCATTAAAATAGGTGGTATAGGACTTTGTGAGTAAATAGAAAAATAAGATAGAAAGCGGAATAAATAACAGTAAAAAGAAGTTTAAGTCACCAATAGTGCTCATAAATAACCGGAGCTTTGCCAGTGGATCGCCCCATTGAACCCAAGTGTGATAGAACCATTGAAGTCCTTTAAAGATGATATAGGTTATGGTGCCTGACAAAAACATGCTTAATCCAAATAAGAGTATCATTCTTGAACGGAAACTGCGTACGATTTTACCCATTGAATGTATAACCGACTCCCCACACGGTTTTGATTAATTTATTTTTTCGTTTATCGTCCTCAAGCTTTTTCCGTAATGTACGAATATGTACCATTACAGTATTAGCACCTTCAAAGTAGGCTTCGCCCCACACATTTTGAAAAATATTTTCCACACTAAATACCTTCTTTGGATGACTAGCTAGTAAATTTAAAATATCAAATTCTTTTGGCGTTAGGTCGATGTGTTCACCATATAAGAAAACTGTCCGTTGTTCCGGAGAAATAACCAATCCACCAAATTCCAAGCCAGAAAGGTGACTAATTTTAGGTTGATTTAACTTCATATACCGGCGCAGCTGTGCATTTACGCGAGCAACCAATTCAATGGGAGTGTAGGGTTTCGTCATATAATCATCTGCTCCGATTACCAAACCGTGGACTTTGTCAAAGTCAGATGTTTTGGCACTCAAAAAAATGATCGGCATGTTGTGTTGTTCACGAATTTGACGGGTAACTTCATAACCATCCATTTTCGGCATCATGATATCTAAAATGGCTAAATCAATCGATTGAGTCTGGATTACTTGAAGGGCTTCCTCCCCATCAGACACTTTTATAACTTTATAACCTTCCTTTTCTAAATGGATGGCAATTAAATTGGCAATTTCTTCTTCATCATCTGCAACTAAAATCGATATACTTTTCATCTATACACTCCTATTACATTCCATTCTTAAGAAATTATAATCGATTGTTTATAGGTAAGGAAGTTTTAACCTAATTACTTCTAATACACTTCGCCAATGTAAAAGAAAAAACACCCTTTTTAGGTGTTTTAGTATAAGGATATATATCTAGCTCATTACATCTTGTTTCATTAATTTCTTTTGCTGCCGATAACCTAAAAATTTTATTCCCATATAAAACAAAGTGATTAAGGCAAACAAAATAAATAGTAATAGTTGATAATCAGTGACTGTATTCATAACGTTCCTGAAATCACCTGGATAAAAATGACCAATACTTAAAAATAAAAAGGTAGAAGGAGCAATTCCAATCATCGTAAGTAGTGTATAGGTTCGAAGTTTCATATGAGACATTCCCGCTAAAAAAGGAACAAAATTCCCTAAATGAAGCGGGCTCGAAATGGCAACACTCCATACACCATTCTTACTAAAAGCCTTCTTTGCCTTTGTTAATTTTGCTCTTTTTGCATCACTCAACCGGTTTTCCACAGATTTACCAAATTTATATCCAATAAAATAGGGAATCCAACTCCCTATCGCGTATAGAAAGCTGCCTGCTATTGAAATCCAGATCATCTCGAACCAGGTCAAATCTAAAATAAATCCCACTGTAACCATGATAAACGAGCCGATAAAGGGAAGAGCACTTCCTTCAATAAATAAGGAAATGAACACTCCCGATATCCCCCATTCTTTAATAAGGGACAATATTGATTCAGTCATCATTCTCACTCCATTATATAATGTAATCATAGTATAGTAGAGTTTTTAATTTACCAGAAGATACTCAAGTAGTAAGTTCTTCTAAGTCTTGAGGAGTAGATGACTTGGAGGACCCAAAGTGAGTTATGGATCCATGGTCCCAACTATTTCCGTAAAACAGTAATAAAACCATCTAAAATTTTATGACTTACCAAAAACCCTTTATGCTTATAGAATTCTAATGCGTTATCATTGCCATTTGAAACAAAGATAAAATAATCCTCAACATCCTCAAATTGCTTCAGCCAGTCCATTGACATATTAAAGAGCTTGGAACCAATCCGATACTGTCTATATTCTTCTTTTATAAAAAATTGAGAAAGACAACCCACATTCTTTTTACGAACAGATGATAGATCAAAAAAAGTAGCGAAATTATTCGAATAGGCTTCCTTTGGAGAAATATTGGAATAGACGTAGGCTACAATTTTCTCACCATCTTTTACCACAACGATGTAATTGTGTATGGCTTTTTCTACGGAAGGAACCATCCGAGTATCAAAATTCATATGGTCAAACATTTCAGGATTAATATAGGCTTTTGACTTTTGGAAAGCCATCAGTTCATTGCATAAGTCTCTACAGCATTCAATTTCGTCATCGTTTATGATTTCATATGTCAATTCCATGCGCTCCACTCCCCTTTTAATAGCTTCCCGTTTTAACACGTACTATTTGTATTATTTCCTCAAGGTTGTGAATTTGATAGGATGGGTTAATATTAGTATGATTTTGTTTCATATTAGGATTAAACCAGCATGTATCCAATCCAGCCAGCTCCCCGCCCTTAATGTCAGCACTTAATGAATCGCCGATAATTAGTGCCTCATCAACTCTGAAATTAGGAATTCTAGAAAAAACATAATCAAAAAATTCCTTCATAGGCTTTTGATAACCTGTGTCTTCCGATACAAATATGTCCTTAAACAGTGGAAATAATCCTGAATCACGTAAACGTTTATCCTGAGTCTTGGACACACCGTTGGTTACAACGTACAAGTCATAATCGTTGTGAAGTTCAGAGATTAGCTCAAAAGCTCCATTCATCAGTTGATGACCTTTTTCAAGGTGAAGGCGATAGTTTTTTTCGAGTATGGTCCCATCCACTACTTTGTCATATTGATTAAATAAGACAGAAAAGCGTGTGTTGACAACCTCATCCCTGTCCAATTCTCCTTCTTCAAACCTCTTCCAAAGACCTTGGTTAATTTTTTTATATTGATCTTCTACTTCAGAGGTCAGAGGAATGTTCTGTTCCTCGAAAAGGAGCTGTAATGCTAATTTTTCTGCAGCACCAAAATCCAATAAGGTATCATCTACATCAAAAAATAGGGTCTTATATTTTTTCAAAGTTATCTCTCCATCTTCTGTTTGCTCTGTTCTAGGGCTGATTTGATATGTTAGACATTGATATGTCTAGCAATATAATATTTTAATAGTATAACATGTTTCACTGCAAGAGGCGTTTCCATAGACCGAGAATGCATGAATAGTAAACTAGAGCAGGAAATTGATTCCCTGCTCTAGTAGGTCATATGGGAGATACAGGTATTAAAATTAATATTGATACTTCCTTCTTGTCGCTAATAAAATCAATATCGCAGGAAACGTACAGATAATCATTGACAAAAATGAAAGATTTGGAGAGATTTCATATAGAAAGCCTCCGATTAGTGTTAAAACAGCTGTGCTAAAACTCAAAGCGAGTGCTGAATAAATTCCTTGTGCATTTGGAATTTGCTGTTTTGGCAAATTTTTCGTGATATACAGCATAAATGCATAATGAGCTACGCCAAACGAAAGTGCATGCAAGCTTTGTGAAATCATAAAAATCCACACATTAGGAAACAAAAATACGAGTACCCAGCGTAAAGTGGATCCTGTAGCAGCTAAAATTAATAACGATGAAGGCTTCCATTTTTTAAACATGTGGTCAGCCTTCAAAAAGTAAATAATTTCGAAAATCACAGCAATATTAATGATCATTCCGATATAAAATTTATTCACACCTAGATCCTGCAAGTAAATATAACCATAATTATAGTAGGAAGCATGGGCTCCTTGCAGTAATATGACAATAAGTAATACAATCGGGAAACTTTTTATCTGCCATAAACTTTTGAATGTAAGGGAATCCTTACGATCCTTTACAGTTGGCTTTTCCGCTAATACTGCCGGTGTCGGCAACAAGTGCATGAATAGCATAAAACAAAGCCCTATTACCATACTGCCTAGAATGGCTTGTTCCCCAAAATACCCTGTTATCAAACTAATGATGAGCACCGAAAGGATAAACCCAATAGAACCATAGGATCGACTTTTTCCATAATTAACGTCCCCATGTTGGACCAAGTTCCCTGCTGCTGTTTCAAGAGCAGGAAGTAGCGGTGGAAATACGGCATTAAAAAACATTGTTACAACAAAAAGTGTGACAAAGGACGATGATGGTATATAAAGGATCGCAGCCACAAGTGAGCTAGCTGTCAAAACAAAAATAACGGTTTGACTGCTCATAAACTTAAATGCCAGTGGAAAAGCAAAAAGCGATGATGCCCCTCGTGCTAATAATCCAAGCCCCATGATGATACTCGCTTCAGTTACACTAAGTCCTTTTGCTTGTACGAGCCAGCCAGTCCAATAAGGTAAAAATATTCCCCAAGTTATGAAAAATACAAAGAAATTCAGTGACATCCACCGTTGATTACTCAATACTAACTTTTTTGGATTCGTTAAATGTTTAAGTGTTTGTTGATTATTCAAGATCGATCCCTCCGTATCCATTGCATCATAGCACGTAAACAAATACAATTATATGAGATATCTCATATTTTTTGACGGAGGTAGAAATGCAGTTTTTAATCGAACCAATGCGAAGTTCCTATATTGAAAAATATCCTATTCAATCAATTTTTTCCTTTCCTATAACCCCTTATATCCAGGTGTGTCAGTTTGAACGAGGTGAATTTATCTTTAAGGAAGGCTCCTATCCTGACTATATGTTCTACCTCATTGAGGGTAAGGCAAAATTATATGTTACTCAAAAAAATGGTAAAGTGTCACTCCTCAATTTTTTACACGCTCCAACATTCATGGGCGAAATTGAATTATTAAATGAGGAACGCTATTCCAGAGGTATCCAAACGGCCACACAGGTAATTTGTCTCGCCATTCCCATACATACCTGTAAAGATAAACTGTTAAAGGACGCCACTTTTTTAAAATACTTATGCATCTTTTTAAGCAAAAAGCAGACGATGTTTACATCTAGATATGCAGAGAATCAAGCATTCCCGCTGATTAATCGGCTTGCTGCCTTTATCCTTTTGTCAGCAGACCATGATTTATATAAGGAAAAACACACGGAAGTATGTGAATATCTTGGTGTCTCCTACCGCCATCTTCTTCATGTATTAGCTCAATTGTGCGATGCAAATATCATTGAAAAACAATCACGATGCTACAAGATTCGGGACAAAGCGAGGCTGGCAGAATTAGCAAAGGAGGTCTAATCTCCTCAATCGTATCAGTAAGTAAAAAAGCCGATTTCTATTTATATAAAGAGTTCCGTATTGGGGTGTTTTTTATGGCTAAATTTAGTGCGGAGGATAAATTAGCGGCTGTTTTAGCGTTACTTACAGGGCAATGAAAGTTATGGTACGATAGGGGCTTCCATTAGAGCACACTCTTCTTTAGTAAAAACGTGGATGATTCAATACGAGAAAAACGGTGTAGAAGCGTTTCGAAAATCCTATACAAGTGGTACGTATGATGAAGTTTAAATCCTATAAAGGGAACGAAGGCAAAGTCGCTCCGAACGTCTTAAATCGAAATTTTACTTCTGAGAATATGAATGAAAAATGGGTAACAGACGTTACAGAATTCCACCTATTTGGTGAGAAGTGCTACCTCTCTCCTGTCCTAGATTTGTGTAATGGTGAAATCATTGCCTATAGCGTCATGAATCGTCCTGTATATAAATTGGTAGGAGACATGTTAGATCAAGCGATTGAACGTCTCCAGCCAGGAGACCAAGTTATTCTTCATTCCGATCAGGGTTGGCATTATCAAATGAGAAAATATCAAATAAAACTGGAACAACACGGTATTACACAGAGTATGTCCCGAAAAGGAAATTGTTTGGATAATGCAGTCATAGAAAATTTCTTTGGCTTATTAAAGTGCGAACTCCTTTATCTACAGAAATTTGACAGTATAGAGCATTTTGAACGGGAATTAGCTGATTATATACACTATTACAATCACAAACGAATGAAAGCAAAATTAAAAGACCTGAGTCCGGTTGAATTCCGAACTCAAGTCTTAGAAGTTGCATAAAAGTTTTTGTCTAACTTTATTGGGTCAGATCATTAATTGGCGAGTTTCATTATTAGGAATATCTACACCTTATTTAACGAAATCAATTCATGTACTTATGGAATAAGGATCTTTTCCATAATCATTACATCAACAAAGCGTCCATCTAATTTACCTTGGTTTTTAAATACTCCGACCTCTCTATAACTATATTTTTTGTAAAGCCCCTGCCCCAAGTTATTGAAAGGAAAAGTAAATAGAACAATTTTATTAAAGTCATTCTTAATCGCAGTACATTCAATTTCTTTTAATAATAATGAACCGACACCCTTTCCTCGGTAATCCCTCCTTATGTAAATTGATAAATCAGCTACACCCGAATACGCACACCTATTCGAATATACATTTAAAGAAGCCCAACCAACAATTTCATCATTATCTTCGATTACTATAATAGCAAAACGTTCATTATGGGTGTTAAACCATTCTGTCATGTAATTTATATCTTTCTGGTCTTCCTCCAACGTTGCAATCTTGTCTTCAATTCCTTGGTTATAAATGAATAATATCGCTTCTAGATCATAAATTGAAGCCAACCTAGTATTAAACCCCTTTTTCATATTAATCCCCCTGTACTTCTTTTGTTTAAATTAATTATATAAAAGAATTTTCCGTTTTTAAAGTAAATAAGTTGCAATTTGCAAATATTTTGTATATAAATAACTCAGAGGTGAAAATAATGGAAAACCTTAGAGAATTATTTCAAGTTATGACAAGACGTTTTGGTTTTTTGAATAAAAACTGTTGCCAGGTTGGTAGTGAAGAAATATCTCTTGTTCAGAGCCATATCCTATACGAAATTCTACGAAAAGACAGACCTTCTATGCAACAAATTGCGGATACTATAGGGATGGATATTACCACTTTTAGTCGGCAAATACAAACATTAGTAAAGTTAGAACTGGTAAAAAAAACACCACTTCCGGAAGATAAACGTGTTTCACAACTAACCCTGACTACTCAAGGGAAGTATGTTGCAGCAAAAATAGATGCAGAAATGAACCAATATCTTAACGAAGTTTTTTCAAATATGAGTGAGTTTGAACGAGAGATGGTAATCAAATCAATTAAACTTCTAAACGAAGCAATGTCGAATTCTACCGTTTGTTGCAAACCTTTAATTTGAGCAAGAATCCCTTGCTCATTTCATGAAAATAATACTTGTAAATTGCAAGTAATATATGATGGTTATATGTTTCCAACGAACCCTCAATGATAGTAAATAAATCAAATTAAAATGATATTAGGAGGAAACCATTATGAAATACGTACATGTTGGTCTTAATGTTACAAATCTTGAAAAATCTATAGAGTTTTACAGCAAACTATTCGGGGCTGAACCAGTTAAAGTAAAGTCTGAATACGCAAAGTTCCTACTTGATACACCAGGATTAAATTTTACTCTGAATTTTCGAGATGAAGTAAGAGGTAATCAAGTCGGGCACTTTGGAATTCAAGTTGAAAGTACTGAGGAAGTGCTAGTCCATAAGAATAAGCTTGTTGAAAAAGGTATTCAGCCACATTTTGAAGAAATTGACACAACCTGTTGCTATGCCCTCCAAGACAAGTTTTGGGTTCATGATCCTGACGGAAACGAATGGGAGTTTTTCTACACAAAAGCTGATGTGGATGTTGAAAGTGAAAATGCTTTTACATGCTGCACTTTCGAACCAAAGGTTGAAAGTGAAAATGCAACTAACTGCTAATCTTAGATTATTATTGATTCACGAAGGGTCTCTTTTTTGGTAATAGTAGAAGCCTATCACGAACTTAAAGAAAAAATAAACAAAGACCAATAAGGTCTTTATTTAACAGCATCTACCTGTAGTACCTATCATCGAAATGCCTTGACCACTCACTACGAGTGGCAATGACGTTGTATCTGCAATAAAACCACTGGAAATGACAGGCATTCTTTATGTATTGCCTCGTAACAAAAATATTTATGTATCATAGCAAACATTTTGCAAGAAAAATAGGGTTTTCATTATTTCAATTTACTACTGACTAAATTCTCCCAGTCTTCTAATGACAGCTTTTCGGCAAAATGTTTTAATTCACTAGGAACTTCAACATGACACATTAATTCTAAACTATTTCCATCTGGATCATTAAAGTATACAGAAGCATTTCCTTGATTGGGTCTTATAAAAGGTTCAATCGATGTTCTTCTTCCAAAGGGAACAGCTTCAACTTTGATTGATTCAAGCCATTTTAAGGATTCTGTTAAATCCTGATATGTAACTCGAAAAGCAATATGCCGTAAAGAAGGGTGATATGGTGTTTGGTACTCCTTCCCTTCCCACAAACCTAACCAACTTTTACCTTTCTCTAGCCAAAAAAACGCGGTGTCTTCATCACGCCAAGCAAACTCCAAACCTAATTTTCGGTAAAATTTAATTGACACTTCTAAATTTTTTACGGGTAAATGTGCTTCATATAATCCCATTATCATTTCTCCC
This Neobacillus sp. YX16 DNA region includes the following protein-coding sequences:
- a CDS encoding VOC family protein — protein: MIMGLYEAHLPVKNLEVSIKFYRKLGLEFAWRDEDTAFFWLEKGKSWLGLWEGKEYQTPYHPSLRHIAFRVTYQDLTESLKWLESIKVEAVPFGRRTSIEPFIRPNQGNASVYFNDPDGNSLELMCHVEVPSELKHFAEKLSLEDWENLVSSKLK